The Styela clava chromosome 11, kaStyClav1.hap1.2, whole genome shotgun sequence genome includes the window GATATTCGATCACATAAATGAAGTAATTTATAATGGTACTACAGTACTTGAGACCATCAGAAATAAGGTTCACTCAGGATTCTATTGCTGGAAGATTTCAAGATGGCGGGTTTCTGAATAATGccatatataatattcaaaaggGGGTGTTGAGCCCCGAAGATTTTCCACATATCAATGTGGTgagtaaaaatggaaaattataTAGTTTTGACAATCGAAGACTATATATTTTTCGTGTATGTGAGTTTGAAGGAATCATAGACAAAATACCGGTACAGAGGGTAGAAAGCTGGAGACTACGAGAGGATAGATTCACTACAGAGAATGACGGGGTAACACTTTATGTTAGGCAAGGTGGAACAAAACGACATTACAGAAAACCCTGGTTGCAGGAGCTCGATGACAGAGGAAACCGAAATCTTCCGCCGAGCACGTCGAATTATGTTGTTAAAAACAACCAGAGTCCGACTACATTTGGTAATACAGAATATTTACAAAGTCATAACACTGGATACACAAATCATGATTACATTCCTTACCCAGAAGTTAAAACTTCTACTAATGCTCCAACAGCACAGTCTTCCAATTTGAATGCAAGGACAAACACACATTCAGACATGGCAGTCCCGGATACATATACCACTCGGAAGATATCGTCAAGATCTTCATCTTTGCGATCTCAATTATCAAAGATTCCTCCAAAACCAGTAACATCAGGCCCAGTGATTACTCCAGCACCAAAAGCACGAGAGGTATGTAAGCTCGGTAACTCTATCTACTGTCAATAGTAATTTAAATGCCACCTTAATATCTTAGAAAGCGGGAAGAGCGTAACAGGGGTACGTCACGTATGGTATCATTatgttattattggacacgaaatgtacatttGGGTCGTATATATTTTATTAGgccttgttggtatttttcttgttATTGCTATGCAAAAATTGCTGTTCTCATTCACTAATAGAGCAGTTACttagaaattttcagtggttgaagattgtatttcctgctagagggctattacttttaatttttttccaaattttaaatacCACATGTGGGCTCTATGAGATACGATTTTGTGTATGAAAGCGCCATCAAATTTGCTTACCTTGTGGCGATTTCGCGTTCGCGTGAGGGCTGCGGTACTGGTAGTCTACAATGACAGGTTGCATACTGTGCTACTTCGTTTGggctttgtgtccatatatttgagcattgctttcttgtttttCAAAATGAAGCAGAGCAACACAAAACAATCAATTGCTCGAATGAGATTTCATGATATCATAAATTTTACAAGCAATTGAAGACCGACTTGAGAAATGAAACAATTCAAACCAAATAAAAACGTATGGGCgaaaaattttattaataatgaaATGCAAGAATTAACAGTTAATTCGGGTACAATGACTTCAAATTTTTACATGGCTTCGTTACCGTTATAACAGAAGAATTATTACTTATGTCAAATGTtaatgtaaatgaataatatattatttacacAGGGAGAAAGTCCCATATTCATACATAAATACACGCTAGAATTACCTGATTTAATCTTTATAAAAAGTTGGTTCTATGTTATAACTAAACGTTATCGGCATTGTCTGAATGCCTTACTTTGTATGAATCGCTGTTTATTTTTCTTTAGgttaatattgtttattatataaaatatttacaaacgGTCAAGTAATCTAcagattttttttcatgttttacttCTGAATATTAATAGTTTTGCTGTCCATGTATCCTCTATATTTTGACATATTAGTTTATTTATAGAGATGGATATTCAGTCCCAATCTCTATTTGAATAGTCTCCACACATCGATACATTGGTATATCGACGTTGAACCGGAGCATCGCTCTTGCTCAAAACTCCGGATACCGATACCGGTTTTGAGGCCTTTCATATTGAAGTTGTTTACAACCACGTTTG containing:
- the LOC120347692 gene encoding uncharacterized protein LOC120347692, whose amino-acid sequence is MVLQYLRPSEIRFTQDSIAGRFQDGGFLNNAIYNIQKGVLSPEDFPHINVVSKNGKLYSFDNRRLYIFRVCEFEGIIDKIPVQRVESWRLREDRFTTENDGVTLYVRQGGTKRHYRKPWLQELDDRGNRNLPPSTSNYVVKNNQSPTTFGNTEYLQSHNTGYTNHDYIPYPEVKTSTNAPTAQSSNLNARTNTHSDMAVPDTYTTRKISSRSSSLRSQLSKIPPKPVTSGPVITPAPKAREITAPATRTVTESVDGFEEKKKSRLRRFFECLCCCRVQE